The genomic region ATTGTACTAATAATATAGCGGAGTACGAGGCATTGGTAATGGGATTACAAGCAGCAATCGAGATGAAGGCTGACATGATAGATGTTTATGGAGATTCGGCTTTGGTGATATGTCAAATAAGAGGGGAATAGGAAACTAGAGATTCTAAACTAGTTCCATATAAAAAGTTGGTTGCAAAATTAAGCAAACAGTTCAAAGAAATCAGCTTCAACCATTTGGCTTGAGAAGAAAATCAGATTACTGATGCTTTGGCCACTCTCGCAGCAATGTTCGGAATAAAAGAAGCGGATGATGTATGCCCTTTTGAGTTAGAAGTCCGTGAAGTCTCCTCACACTGCTTGAATGTTGAGGAAGAGGTTGATAGTAAGCCGTGGTATCATGATATCATGCAATACATCAAGCACCAGGCATATCCTGAGAATGTCATAGACAATGACAAGCGAACTCTTAGAAGATTAGAAATGGGTTTCTTCCTTAGCGGAGAAGTGCTATACAAAAGAAGTCGGGATCAAGTACTTTTGAGATGTGTGGATACTATTGAGGCCAACAAAATAATGGAAGAAGTTCACGAAAGGAACTTGTGGAGCTCACGCTAATGGACATATGTTGGCCAGACAAATTATGAGAGCTGGATATTATTGGTTGACATTGGAATCAGATTGCATAAACTTCGTTCGAAAGTGCCATAAGTGTCAGATTTATGCAGATAGGATCCATGCTCCACCAGCCCCATTGCACGTTTCCACGGCCCCTGGGCCATTTTCAATATGGGGAATGGACGTGATTGGGCTTATTACACCAAAAGCCTCAAATGGACATCGATTCATATTTGTGGCCATTGATTATTTCACGAAATGGGTAGAAGTAGCTTCTTATGCCAATGTGACACAAAAGGTGGTGTGCAAGTTCATCCAAAAAGATATCATATGTCAGTATGGGCTGTCGGAAAGGATCATTACTGATAATGCAAGCAATTTGAATGGTGCGATGGTGAAGGAGGTTTGCGCTAAATTCAAGATCAAGCATCATAACTCGATAACTTACCGTCCGAAGATGAACGGAGCGGTAGAGGCaaccaacaaaaatatcaaaaagatTGTCGAAAAGATGATTGAAGTTTATAAAAACTGGCATGAGAAACTTCTTTTTGTCTTGCACGCATATCGAACTTCTGTGCATACCTCCACTGGGGTAACTCTGTACTCATTAGTATATGGTACAGAAGCAATTCTACCTGTTGAAGTAGAAATCCCATCACTGAGGGTGTTGATGGAAACAGAATTGGAAGATGCTGAGTGGGTCCGCTCCCGCTACGAACAATTGAATCTGATTGAGGAAAAAAGGCTTGCGGCTTTTTGTCATGGCCAGATGTACCAACGAAAGATGATGAGAGCATACGAGAAAAAAGTTTGTCCCAGGCAGTTTCGAGAAAGAGAGTTAGTCCTCAAGAGAATACTCCCTAATCAAACTAATTTTCGAGGAAAATGGATGTCAAATTGGGAAGGGCCATATGTGGTAAAGAAGGCTTTTTCAAGAGGAGCTTTGATTTTGGCTGACATGGATGGGAAGGATTTGCCTAATTCGATAAATGCGGATGCGGTGAAGAAGTACTacgtttaaaaaaaaaaacgaaaggGGTTCATGCTGAAAACCCGAAAAGGGCAGCTCGTACCTAAAAAAGGAGGCTCATGCTGAAAACCCAAAAAGGGCGATTTGAGGCTGAAAAGCAAGAAGTTAGAATGAAATTTAAAGATGTCAGCCTAAATGGAACACAAGATTGAGGTAGAAATACACTATGAATGGAGCTCCATAATTTCGCAAAACAGGGGAAGTCAAGGAGTTTGCAATCTACAGATTTGCTCAAAGCATCAATTAAGGAcaattcttgaaattgaatatcATATTGTTTTCTCTGAATGGTCTGAGTGTTCATCACTTAAAGATCTAATGTTTGCTCTGTAAATTTTCTTTGCCTTGAATTATTTGATTTCTCATATATGAAATTCTCCTTTGCCTCTTTATTTTAACCCTTTCGTTATTTACCATCCCATGATTCACATAGTAATTGTCATAGAAATGAATGATGACtggtaaaagaaataaactaattaagtaAGAAATTACACTCATTGTTCAGCAAAAGACTTAATGATGAGGAAAAGGAATGGCAGAGCCTTGAACCTAAGGCAAAGTCAACTGTCAAAAGAGAGGGTACTTAGGGAAAATCTGGAGTTACCTGAAGTCTCCAGAAAGAAAGTAAACAGGCAAAAAAGATTGAAAGTTGCAGTGAAAATCGGATGAAGCAAGAGAAGGGTCTTGGAACCTTGATGaatcataaacatgaaaacatttcatcatttcaatcatgcatacatgccTAGCCATGCACTCGataagaatcaaaattaattcatgtcCCAAGCTTCGAAGGTAGAAATTCACTTGACCTAAAGTGTTGAGATTGTAAAACTTTGATGGAAGGATTTGAGTCTTTTCATTTCATGTTAATCCAATTAAGTTAgcattaaagaattaaatcgaacctgttgtgagataggtcgagcctagattaagtctaagaatttcaatttttaaatctaaCCTATTacgagataggtcgagcctagattaagtctaggaatttcaatttttaaatcgaacctgttgtgagatagaTCGAGCCTATattaagtctaggaatttcaatttttaaatcgaacctgttgtgaaataagttgaacctagattaagtctaggaattttaatttttaaatcgaacctgttgtgagataggtcgaaCCTAGATTAAGctaggaatttcaatttttaaatcgaacctgttgtgagataggtcgagcctaaattaagtttagaaatttcaattttttttaaatcgaacctgttgtgagataggtcgagcctaaaTTAAGTctagaatttcaattttaaattgaacctGTTATGAGATAGGTCAAGCCTAAATTAAGtttaggaatttcaattttgtttaaatcgaacttgttgtgagataggtcgagctaagattaagtctaggaatttTAATCGAATTTGTTCTAATATGGGTCAAGCCTAGAtcaagtctagaaatttcaattttgtttaaatcgaacctgttgtgagataggtcgagcctagattaagtctaggaatttTAATCGAATTTGTTCTAATATGAGTCAAGCCTAGATCAAGTctagaaattttatttttgtttaaatcgaACTTATTTTGAGATAAGTCGAGCCTAGATCCATTTGATTAAATCAACTAGCTTCGAGATAAGTTAAATGTGGTGTCTACGTCTTTGCACTATCCTTGATTCTCAAGAATGTACAAAGAGGGGCAACTGTAGACaccacaaaaaaaataaaaaatataataaaataaaatataaaataaaatattatatataataataattaaaaaaatgaatggcTGGGCGTATGCCCAGCCATCCCTTCCCCCAACCACCATGAATGATGGGGCTCTAGCTACCAACTCCTTGGTGCCATAACCCCATTGCcgggttgtccaaatttttggacaacccaGCTTTTAAAGATGGAACCTGCAAAACGAAAAGGAGGAAGCCAAAATCAGAGAGCAAAAACCAGAAACCAAAAAgccagaaaaagaaaaaaaatgattcaaaAAATAAGGAGCCAATctaaaaaaaaccaaattcaAACCACAGGAAAAAACCACAAAATCagacccaaaaaaaaaaacaaccacAAATCTTCAaccaaaaagtaaaaaaaaaaaagcagaaaaaccaaaaaacccAGTCTTCAAAAAAATCAGATCCAAAAAAAAGGGAATTTAAGTCGCCTGCTTaagggagagagaaaaaagggtGAAAGCAGTGTCGCGCACCAGATCTGGCGACGTTGGAGATTTGGCCGGTAAAAAAATGGCTTTAGAGAGAAGAAAGGGTGAAAGCAGTGCCGTGCACCAGATTCGGCGACATTGGAGATCTGGCCGACGAAAAGGTGGCTttagagagaagagagaagaGGAGAAGGGTGCGACGCTGGCAGggagaaaggagagaaagagaaggagaaagaaagaaagagggaaaagaaagaaaaagccagcggggagagagaaagagaagaaaaaaaaaaagaaaaagaaagaagaagctggcagggagaga from Theobroma cacao cultivar B97-61/B2 chromosome 9, Criollo_cocoa_genome_V2, whole genome shotgun sequence harbors:
- the LOC108663226 gene encoding uncharacterized protein LOC108663226; the encoded protein is MLYHTTWLVAKLDPIKYIFEKPFLSGRIARWQVLLSEYDIVYVSQKSIKGSVIAYFLADRANEDYESISFDFPDEELMVVLCIEKGLPNEFNLWKMYFDGASNALGHGIGAVLISPNGKYYPATARLNFNCTNNIAEYEALVMGLQAAIEMKADMIDVYGDSALITDALATLAAMFGIKEADDVCPFELEVREVSSHCLNVEEEVDSKPWYHDIMQYIKHQAYPENVIDNDKRTLRRLEMDCINFVRKCHKCQIYADRIHAPPAPLHVSTAPGPFSIWGMDVIGLITPKASNGHRFIFVAIDYFTKWVEVASYANVTQKVVCKFIQKDIICQYGLSERIITDNASNLNGAMVKEVCAKFKIKHHNSITYRPKMNGAVEATNKNIKKIVEKMIEVYKNWHEKLLFVLHAYRTSVHTSTGVTLYSLVYGTEAILPVEVEIPSLRVLMETELEDAEWVRSRYEQLNLIEEKRLAAFCHGQMYQRKMMRAYEKKVCPRQFRERELVLKRILPNQTNFRGKWMSNWEGPYVVKKAFSRGALILADMDGKDLPNSINADAVKKYYV